In Sciurus carolinensis chromosome 17, mSciCar1.2, whole genome shotgun sequence, one genomic interval encodes:
- the LOC124969375 gene encoding olfactory receptor 7E24-like: protein MYLVTVLGNLLIILSVSSDSHLHTPMYFFLSNLSLVDICFISTTVPKMLMNIQTHSRSFSYVGCLTQMSLFSIFVCMDSLLLSVMAYDRFVAICHPLQYPVMMTPHVCGVFVFVSFLFSILDSQLHNLITSQCIYYKNVEISDFFCDPSQLLHLICSDTFTNNIVMYFTGVMFGFFPISGILFSYYKIVSSVLRIPSTGRKFKAFSTCGSHLSVVGLFYTTGLAVYLGSAKSPSSKKDVVSSVMYTVVTPMLNPFIYSLRNRDIKNALKRFHSRTF from the coding sequence atgtacctggtcacagtgcttgggaacctgctcatcatcctgtctgtcagctctgactcccacctccacacccccatgtacttcttcctatCCAACCTGTCTTTGGTTGACATCTGCTTCATTTCCACCACAGTCCCCAAAATGCTCATGAACATCCAAACTCACAGCAGATCCTTCTCCTATGTGGGCTGCCTGACTCAGATGTCTCTTTTTAGCATTTTTGTGTGTATGGATAGTCTGCTTCTCAGtgtgatggcctatgacagatttgtggccatctgtcaccccctgcagtATCCAGTCATGATGACCCCTCATGTCTGTGGAGTCTTcgtttttgtgtcttttttgtttAGCATTTTGGACTCTCAGCTCCACAATTTGATTACTTCACAATGTATCTATTATAAGAATGTGgaaatttctgatttcttctgtgacCCATCTCAACTTCTTCATCTTATCTGTTCTGACACCTTCACCAATAATATAGTCATGTATTTTACTGGTGTCATGTTTGGGTTTTTCCCCATTTCAGGTATTCTcttctcttactataaaattgtttcctcTGTTCTAAGAATCCCATCCACAGGTAGGAAGTttaaagccttctccacctgtgggtctcacctgtccgTTGTTGGCTTATTTTACACAACAGGTCTCGCAGTGTACCTTGGTTCAGCCAAGTCACCTTCCTCCAAGAAGGACGTAGTgtcctcagtgatgtacactgtggtcactcCTATGCTGAATCCTTTCATCTATagtctgaggaacagggacattaaaaatGCCCTGAAAAGATTCCACAGCAGAACATTCTAA